In Oscillatoria acuminata PCC 6304, a single window of DNA contains:
- a CDS encoding helix-turn-helix domain-containing protein yields the protein MAGVLKLDIRESSEELKSLLAKQTTARGRERVQALYLLKIGQIKTLKELSILLGRDTATIYRWFQKYKNHGLQGMLSIKKGQGRKPAIPPNTIERLKQKLQGPERFNSYGEVKRWLKEECGVDASYKVVHETVRYKLKFKLKPQRKKRVKASN from the coding sequence ATGGCCGGGGTCCTTAAGCTCGATATCCGAGAAAGTAGTGAAGAACTGAAAAGCCTTTTGGCTAAACAAACAACAGCAAGAGGCCGGGAAAGAGTTCAGGCTTTATATTTATTAAAAATCGGCCAAATTAAAACCCTAAAAGAGCTTTCTATTTTATTAGGACGAGATACGGCCACCATTTATCGATGGTTTCAAAAGTATAAAAACCACGGATTACAAGGAATGCTGTCCATTAAAAAAGGCCAAGGGCGAAAACCCGCAATTCCTCCCAATACAATTGAACGATTAAAACAAAAACTTCAAGGACCTGAACGATTTAACAGTTATGGAGAAGTTAAGCGATGGCTTAAGGAAGAATGCGGGGTGGACGCTTCCTATAAAGTGGTCCATGAAACGGTCCGTTACAAACTAAAATTTAAACTCAAACCCCAGCGCAAAAAACGGGTCAAGGCGTCGAATTAA
- a CDS encoding caspase family protein codes for MKRVALLIGISQHEAGEDEDPGLPPLPTAKEDVSAIAQVLQHPEQGGFAPGDVQQLIDPDLQSIRCGIEVLLRDRQPEDLVLLYFSGHAIADSQGSLYFATRNTNREHLTNTAIAAEFLQALLYTSVAQQQIIILDCYFSGGTGLVDVKQQLGGYGKAILTASTTFQSLNRWGDRIAHPNPAINCLDYSAKQHHLGLSTYTAYFIEGIETGAGDLNRDGTISLDELHHYASQKVQIIAPALQPAIYALPEIGAVALAKAPQDNPHLTYQLAVENFLGRSGGTLSLLSLRSLEIRRESLGISATDALIIQENALKPYRHYQTKLQLYKTVVRSVMQLQDLPLSPEIEADLQHLRRDILGLGKLDVRFIEEPLYPSDLEKSFPTLMVAWASITFLLVFGSYSIYKYLTDPTPSPAISTWLEAIPIPSFSLATPDPSPEAESEPESPTQPEAKPRRPQNKTLRPLPPRPQAVPFQIPTEDPLVLTGHVGPVQGLAVDTQGTLLISGSWDNTLKIWDLNTGEVQETLRPDRPSVIRDVALDPYTQRFASARDDGTIEIWQLDRQGSGLMVELEQSIAGHSGPVYAVAISPDGLTLVSGSQDNTIKIWAIETGDLLHTLTDHRGPVRAIAISPDGQTLISGAADATIKIWDLETGELQNTLTDHTRLVRGLAIAPDGKTLASASWDRTLKIWSLTTGELQNTLIGHTDLVVSVAISPDGSTLVSGSDDDTIKMWDLSTGEELATLTNHLSDVFSLVFSLDGKTLVSASWDQTIRVWRSP; via the coding sequence ATGAAACGGGTCGCACTACTAATCGGAATTAGTCAACATGAAGCGGGAGAGGACGAAGACCCTGGTCTACCGCCCCTGCCTACGGCGAAAGAGGATGTATCCGCGATCGCCCAAGTATTGCAGCATCCCGAACAGGGCGGATTTGCTCCTGGCGATGTCCAACAACTGATTGATCCGGACCTGCAAAGTATCCGGTGCGGCATTGAGGTCCTGTTGCGCGATCGCCAACCCGAGGACTTGGTATTGCTCTATTTTTCCGGTCATGCGATCGCCGACTCCCAGGGGTCACTGTATTTTGCCACCCGGAACACGAACCGCGAACACCTCACGAATACCGCGATCGCAGCGGAGTTCTTGCAGGCACTCTTGTACACCAGCGTCGCCCAGCAACAAATTATCATCCTCGACTGCTATTTCAGTGGCGGGACTGGTTTGGTCGATGTCAAACAGCAATTGGGAGGCTATGGAAAAGCCATTCTCACTGCCTCTACCACCTTTCAATCCCTGAACCGTTGGGGCGATCGCATTGCTCATCCCAATCCCGCGATTAACTGTCTCGACTATTCCGCCAAACAACATCACTTGGGACTCTCCACCTACACCGCCTACTTCATCGAAGGCATCGAAACCGGGGCCGGGGACCTCAATCGCGATGGTACAATCTCTCTGGACGAATTGCACCACTACGCCAGTCAAAAGGTGCAAATCATTGCTCCCGCCTTGCAACCGGCAATCTACGCACTCCCTGAAATTGGTGCAGTCGCCCTCGCTAAAGCCCCCCAAGATAACCCTCACCTGACCTACCAATTAGCTGTTGAAAATTTTCTGGGACGCAGTGGCGGCACTCTTTCCTTACTCAGCCTCCGCAGTCTAGAAATTCGCCGAGAAAGCCTGGGTATCTCTGCCACGGATGCCTTGATTATTCAAGAAAATGCTCTGAAACCCTATCGACACTACCAAACTAAATTACAACTCTATAAAACCGTCGTTAGATCCGTGATGCAGCTTCAGGACTTGCCTCTGAGTCCTGAAATTGAGGCAGATTTGCAACATTTACGCCGGGATATCCTGGGTCTGGGCAAACTCGATGTCCGGTTCATTGAAGAACCTCTGTATCCTTCGGATCTGGAGAAAAGTTTTCCCACCTTGATGGTCGCCTGGGCGAGTATAACGTTCCTGTTGGTTTTCGGCAGTTATTCTATATATAAGTACCTGACGGACCCGACTCCTTCCCCGGCCATCTCCACCTGGCTGGAAGCCATCCCGATCCCCTCTTTTTCCCTGGCAACTCCCGACCCGAGTCCCGAAGCGGAATCCGAACCGGAATCCCCAACTCAGCCTGAAGCTAAACCGCGACGACCCCAGAACAAAACACTCAGGCCCTTACCACCTCGTCCCCAGGCGGTCCCGTTTCAGATACCGACAGAAGACCCCTTGGTACTCACGGGTCATGTTGGCCCGGTTCAGGGACTGGCAGTCGATACCCAAGGCACTCTGTTGATTAGTGGGAGTTGGGACAATACTCTGAAGATCTGGGATTTAAACACTGGGGAAGTCCAAGAGACCCTCAGACCCGATCGCCCCAGTGTGATTCGAGATGTGGCCCTTGACCCTTATACTCAACGCTTTGCTAGTGCCAGGGATGACGGGACTATCGAGATTTGGCAACTCGATCGCCAAGGGTCGGGTCTGATGGTGGAGTTAGAACAAAGCATAGCCGGTCATTCTGGGCCGGTTTACGCAGTCGCCATCAGTCCCGACGGACTCACCCTGGTGAGTGGGTCTCAAGATAATACGATTAAAATTTGGGCCATAGAAACCGGGGACCTCCTCCATACTCTGACGGATCATCGAGGACCTGTGCGTGCGATCGCCATCAGTCCCGATGGACAAACCCTGATCAGTGGTGCCGCCGATGCCACGATTAAAATTTGGGACCTGGAAACGGGGGAGTTGCAAAATACCCTCACGGATCATACTCGTTTAGTCCGAGGACTGGCGATCGCTCCTGATGGCAAAACCCTCGCCTCTGCCAGTTGGGACCGCACCCTGAAAATTTGGAGTCTCACAACCGGCGAGTTACAAAATACTCTCATCGGTCATACGGATTTAGTTGTTTCTGTTGCCATTAGTCCCGACGGTTCCACCCTCGTTAGTGGTAGCGATGATGACACGATTAAAATGTGGGATTTGTCCACTGGGGAGGAACTCGCGACCCTGACTAATCACCTTAGTGATGTTTTTTCCCTCGTCTTTAGTCTCGATGGCAAAACCCTGGTTTCTGCCAGTTGGGATCAAACCATCCGAGTCTGGCGATCGCCCTAA
- a CDS encoding YcxB family protein produces MAISLEFTLKRQDFEETLMIYNQSKSYLRYLGIFTTYVIMILFGFLVFLKIYSLINNDLEFSKRVDKSLFVSAGFVLFYNLNFWHKAMTWFMWKVAPFLKEPVFVQIEDSGFSYKNAVMKSEIEWSSVQQVLESKNVFFILHRLKASYTLPKRSFTPEDMNEFQQILAANNIQIERK; encoded by the coding sequence ATGGCGATTTCTCTGGAATTTACCTTAAAACGTCAAGATTTTGAAGAAACCCTGATGATTTATAATCAGTCGAAGTCCTATTTGCGTTATCTGGGAATTTTTACAACTTATGTTATTATGATATTGTTTGGTTTTTTGGTATTTTTGAAAATTTATAGCTTGATAAATAATGATTTAGAGTTTTCAAAAAGAGTTGATAAATCATTGTTTGTTTCTGCCGGTTTTGTGCTATTTTATAATCTTAATTTTTGGCACAAAGCAATGACTTGGTTCATGTGGAAAGTTGCGCCGTTTTTAAAAGAGCCTGTTTTTGTTCAGATAGAAGATTCAGGGTTTAGTTACAAAAATGCGGTGATGAAAAGCGAAATTGAATGGAGTTCAGTACAGCAGGTGCTTGAATCAAAAAATGTGTTTTTTATTCTTCATAGACTCAAGGCTTCTTATACACTGCCTAAAAGAAGTTTTACTCCAGAAGATATGAATGAATTCCAGCAGATTTTAGCCGCCAATAATATTCAAATTGAGAGAAAATAG
- a CDS encoding pyridoxine 5'-phosphate synthase — MATLGVNIDHIATIRQARGTVEPDPVAAATLVELAGADGITVHLREDRRHIQDRDVRLLRETVRTHLNLEMAATDEMVKIALDIKPDYVTLVPERREELTTEGGLDVAGQRDRMEGVVDTLQSAGIPVSLFIDADRAQIEASVEVKAQFIELHTGQYAEAKTEADRDRELAILAEGCNQAISSGLRVNAGHGLTYWNVYPIAKLLGMEELNIGHTIISRAVLVGLERAVREMKQAMQGH; from the coding sequence TTGGCTACACTTGGGGTTAATATTGACCACATTGCCACGATTCGACAAGCACGGGGGACCGTAGAACCGGATCCCGTTGCGGCAGCTACTTTAGTCGAACTCGCGGGTGCCGATGGGATTACGGTGCATTTGCGTGAAGACCGTAGACATATTCAAGACCGGGACGTGCGTTTGCTGAGGGAAACCGTCCGGACCCATTTAAACCTAGAAATGGCGGCGACGGACGAAATGGTAAAAATTGCTCTGGATATTAAACCCGATTATGTGACCTTGGTTCCGGAACGACGAGAAGAACTGACCACAGAAGGTGGACTGGATGTCGCCGGACAACGCGATCGCATGGAAGGGGTGGTGGATACCTTGCAATCTGCTGGAATTCCCGTTAGTTTGTTTATTGATGCCGACCGCGCTCAAATTGAAGCATCGGTTGAGGTCAAAGCGCAATTTATCGAACTGCATACGGGACAATATGCAGAAGCTAAAACCGAAGCCGATCGTGATCGAGAATTAGCTATTTTAGCCGAAGGCTGTAACCAGGCCATCTCTTCCGGGTTGCGCGTGAATGCCGGACATGGACTCACCTATTGGAACGTCTATCCCATCGCCAAACTGTTAGGAATGGAAGAACTGAATATCGGTCATACCATTATCTCTCGTGCTGTTCTAGTCGGGCTAGAGCGTGCCGTCAGAGAAATGAAACAAGCGATGCAAGGCCATTGA
- a CDS encoding MgPME-cyclase complex family protein, with the protein MQTYHYVLASQKFLLEEEPFEEVLKERTRHYHETEKELDFWQVKQPAFLEAPEMAEVKAKCPQPSVAVISTNPQFITWLKLRLEYVLTGQFQAPSDTIPDPLASQEG; encoded by the coding sequence ATGCAAACTTATCACTACGTTCTGGCTAGCCAAAAATTCTTATTAGAGGAAGAACCGTTTGAAGAGGTGCTCAAAGAACGGACGAGACATTACCACGAAACCGAAAAAGAACTTGATTTTTGGCAGGTAAAGCAACCCGCCTTTCTGGAAGCGCCAGAAATGGCCGAAGTGAAAGCCAAATGTCCTCAACCCTCCGTGGCGGTGATTTCGACCAATCCGCAATTTATCACCTGGTTAAAATTGCGTCTGGAATATGTGTTGACCGGCCAATTTCAGGCCCCCTCTGACACCATTCCCGATCCATTAGCCTCCCAAGAGGGTTAA
- a CDS encoding divergent PAP2 family protein, whose translation MQEIGNIIDNRVLLVATLACLIAQSAKLAIELARNRKFNFRVLVETGGMPSAHSALVTALATGIGQTAGWNSTEFALATIFAVIVMYDAAGVRQAAGKQARILNQIVDEFFSEDHDLNEARLKELLGHTPFQVIVGALLGVCIAYIAGQAY comes from the coding sequence ATGCAGGAGATCGGCAATATCATTGACAACCGCGTGCTGCTGGTTGCCACCCTAGCCTGTTTGATCGCTCAATCAGCGAAGTTAGCGATCGAACTGGCGAGAAATCGCAAGTTTAATTTTCGTGTTCTGGTGGAAACGGGCGGAATGCCCAGTGCTCATTCAGCTTTGGTTACCGCGTTAGCAACCGGCATCGGGCAAACCGCAGGCTGGAATAGTACGGAGTTTGCTCTGGCTACAATTTTTGCGGTGATCGTGATGTATGATGCCGCCGGAGTTCGACAAGCGGCTGGAAAGCAAGCTCGGATTCTTAACCAAATTGTGGATGAGTTTTTTAGCGAAGACCACGATTTGAATGAAGCCCGCCTGAAGGAACTCCTCGGTCACACTCCGTTTCAGGTGATTGTTGGGGCGCTTTTAGGGGTTTGTATTGCCTATATCGCAGGTCAGGCTTATTAA
- the crtE gene encoding geranylgeranyl diphosphate synthase CrtE: MVLTNDTDSVRKQSEFDLSTYLGERQALVEAALDQSLPIKPPSTIYEAMRYSLLAGGKRLRPILCLASCELVGGTVEMAMPTACALEMVHTMSLIHDDLPAMDNDDYRRGKLTNHKVYGDDIAILAGDGLLVYAFEVVATQTQNVPAPRVLKAIAHLAHAFGADGVVGGQVVDIQCEGKLDTTVETLHFIHTHKTGALLEACVVCGAILGGAADEDLQRLSRYAQNIGLAFQIIDDILDITKTQEELGKTAGKDLQAQKATYPSIWGLEESTRQAQELIEQAKAELASFGNKAIPLLTLADFITNRSN, from the coding sequence ATGGTTTTAACCAATGATACGGATTCCGTGAGGAAACAATCCGAATTTGATTTATCAACGTATTTAGGGGAACGGCAGGCTTTGGTAGAAGCTGCACTGGACCAATCTCTGCCAATCAAGCCCCCGTCCACAATTTATGAGGCGATGCGCTATTCCCTGTTGGCGGGTGGCAAGCGTCTGCGGCCAATTTTGTGTTTAGCCAGTTGTGAACTGGTGGGAGGTACGGTGGAGATGGCGATGCCAACCGCTTGTGCCCTGGAAATGGTGCATACCATGTCCTTAATCCATGATGACCTTCCGGCGATGGATAATGATGATTACCGTCGGGGTAAACTGACGAATCATAAGGTTTATGGAGATGATATCGCGATTTTGGCCGGGGATGGGTTGTTGGTGTATGCCTTTGAAGTGGTGGCAACCCAAACTCAGAATGTTCCGGCACCTCGGGTTTTAAAGGCGATCGCCCACTTAGCTCATGCGTTTGGCGCTGATGGCGTGGTTGGGGGTCAAGTGGTCGATATCCAATGCGAAGGCAAGTTAGACACTACCGTAGAAACGCTCCATTTTATCCACACCCATAAAACTGGGGCTTTACTGGAAGCCTGTGTGGTTTGTGGAGCGATTTTAGGTGGCGCTGCGGATGAAGATTTGCAACGACTCTCGCGCTATGCCCAAAATATTGGGTTAGCCTTTCAGATTATTGATGATATTCTCGATATTACCAAGACTCAGGAAGAGTTGGGCAAAACCGCAGGAAAAGACTTGCAGGCGCAAAAGGCGACTTATCCCAGTATTTGGGGGTTAGAAGAATCGACTCGGCAGGCTCAAGAGTTAATTGAGCAGGCTAAGGCAGAACTGGCAAGTTTTGGCAATAAAGCGATCCCGCTTCTGACCCTCGCGGACTTTATCACCAACCGCAGTAATTAA
- the folD gene encoding bifunctional methylenetetrahydrofolate dehydrogenase/methenyltetrahydrofolate cyclohydrolase FolD, translating to MSKTAVIIDGKAVAEKIQGQLRSQVEELAQKASRPPGLAVLMVGDNPASAAYVRNKERSCGKVGIASYGRHFPEQTSQEELMQAIADLNEDDRVDGILVQLPLPKHLDAVAAINHIHPDKDVDGLHPVNLGRLMRGEPGLCSCTPAGVMALLREYGIDPRGKQATIVGRSILVGKPIALMLLAADATVTMAHSRSPDLGAITRNADILVVAVGRPELITADMVKPGAIVIDVGINRVTDYEGKSRLTGDVNYDSAKDVAGFITPVPGGVGPMTVTLLLQNTVESYIRRLGLE from the coding sequence ATGTCCAAAACAGCCGTTATCATAGACGGGAAAGCCGTCGCTGAAAAGATTCAAGGCCAACTGCGATCGCAGGTGGAAGAGTTAGCACAGAAAGCCAGTCGCCCTCCGGGGTTGGCGGTTTTGATGGTGGGGGATAATCCCGCCTCTGCTGCTTATGTTCGCAATAAGGAACGGTCCTGTGGGAAAGTGGGAATCGCCTCATACGGAAGGCACTTTCCTGAACAAACGAGTCAAGAAGAATTGATGCAGGCGATCGCCGACCTCAACGAGGACGATCGCGTTGATGGAATTTTGGTGCAACTCCCCTTACCGAAGCATCTCGATGCCGTTGCTGCCATTAATCACATCCATCCCGATAAAGATGTGGATGGATTGCACCCGGTGAATTTGGGGCGATTAATGCGGGGAGAACCGGGATTATGTAGTTGCACCCCTGCTGGAGTAATGGCCCTACTCCGAGAGTATGGCATTGATCCCAGAGGCAAACAGGCGACGATTGTCGGGCGGAGTATTCTGGTGGGTAAACCGATCGCTTTAATGTTGTTGGCAGCGGATGCAACCGTCACAATGGCTCATTCGCGATCGCCGGATTTAGGCGCAATTACCCGCAATGCCGATATCCTAGTGGTGGCCGTGGGACGTCCCGAACTGATTACCGCTGATATGGTCAAACCCGGGGCGATCGTCATTGATGTTGGCATCAACCGCGTCACAGATTATGAAGGCAAATCTAGGCTAACCGGAGATGTCAATTATGACTCCGCCAAAGATGTTGCCGGATTTATTACCCCAGTTCCCGGAGGGGTTGGACCCATGACCGTGACCCTGCTGTTACAGAATACCGTAGAGAGTTATATCCGGCGCTTAGGATTAGAGTAA
- the dcm gene encoding DNA (cytosine-5-)-methyltransferase, which translates to MTTIRFVDLFAGIGGIRLGFEKAAEKLALKTHCVLSCEIKADSGWVYQQNFGESPQGDIRILEKLPPHDVLLAGFPCQSFSAAGKKAGFGDTRGTLFFEIIRLMDTSQSQAFLFENVRGLLTNDGGNTIKMIQHQLEARGYSFDIFVLNSANFGLPQNRLRVYLLGLFNAVPKYRLVSDSGPKDSHSYHPQQFSLVNPAAKSVTVADILEDNPPSDYDCSREFVRALEKRLDGDLNRLHGMRLIDYRGGNSIHSWELGLRGECSADEIELMNRFILKRRNSEFGKEQDGKLLSQEQIATFFKSPELDEILQSLVGKNYLKIVQGKYKPVSGNFSFEVYKFLDPEKIAVTLVASDANRLGVYHQGRVRRITPREAARLQGFPDEFILHPKGDRAYYQLGNSVSINVVEAVAREVILNLK; encoded by the coding sequence ATGACAACTATCCGCTTTGTAGATTTATTTGCGGGTATTGGTGGCATAAGATTAGGCTTTGAGAAAGCCGCCGAAAAACTTGCTCTCAAAACTCACTGTGTTTTGAGTTGCGAAATTAAGGCGGATTCGGGTTGGGTTTATCAGCAAAATTTCGGCGAGTCTCCCCAAGGTGATATCCGGATTTTGGAAAAGCTGCCGCCTCATGATGTTTTATTGGCGGGGTTTCCCTGTCAGTCCTTTTCCGCTGCGGGAAAAAAGGCCGGATTTGGGGATACGAGAGGAACCCTATTTTTTGAGATTATTCGGTTAATGGATACCTCTCAATCTCAAGCATTTCTATTTGAAAATGTGCGGGGTTTGTTAACCAATGATGGGGGGAATACCATTAAAATGATTCAACATCAGTTGGAAGCCCGAGGCTATAGTTTTGATATTTTTGTGCTAAATAGTGCTAATTTTGGTTTACCCCAAAATCGCTTGCGGGTTTATCTCTTGGGGTTGTTTAACGCTGTTCCTAAGTATCGGTTAGTTTCTGATTCTGGGCCGAAAGATTCTCATTCGTATCATCCCCAACAATTTTCTTTAGTTAATCCGGCTGCGAAATCGGTAACTGTGGCGGACATTTTAGAAGATAATCCTCCGTCAGACTATGACTGTTCAAGGGAATTTGTTAGAGCTTTGGAGAAGCGATTAGATGGAGATTTGAATCGGTTGCATGGGATGCGATTAATTGACTATCGAGGGGGGAATTCGATTCATTCTTGGGAGTTGGGGTTGCGCGGGGAATGTAGTGCGGATGAAATTGAGTTGATGAATCGGTTTATTCTGAAGCGGCGCAATAGCGAGTTTGGAAAAGAGCAAGATGGGAAGTTGCTGAGTCAAGAGCAAATTGCTACATTTTTTAAGTCTCCGGAGTTGGATGAGATTTTACAGTCTTTGGTGGGAAAGAATTACCTGAAAATTGTGCAAGGGAAATATAAGCCGGTTTCGGGTAATTTTTCCTTTGAGGTTTATAAGTTTTTAGACCCTGAAAAAATTGCGGTGACGTTAGTGGCGAGTGATGCCAATCGGTTGGGGGTGTATCATCAGGGGCGCGTGCGGAGAATTACTCCCCGGGAGGCGGCGAGGTTGCAGGGATTTCCCGATGAGTTTATCCTGCATCCGAAGGGCGATCGGGCTTATTATCAGTTGGGAAATTCGGTGAGTATTAATGTGGTAGAAGCGGTGGCGCGAGAGGTGATTTTAAATTTAAAATAG